A region from the Desulfoglaeba alkanexedens ALDC genome encodes:
- a CDS encoding type II toxin-antitoxin system HicA family toxin: protein MSQWPSAKARLVLAALLRIGWTIKRQSETSHRILSRPGWPDYVFAFHDSEEIGPRMLARIAKRTGLTLEDL from the coding sequence ATGAGTCAATGGCCGTCAGCTAAAGCTCGCCTTGTGCTGGCCGCCTTGCTGCGAATTGGCTGGACGATCAAGCGTCAATCTGAAACATCTCACCGAATTCTGTCGCGACCTGGCTGGCCAGATTACGTCTTCGCGTTTCATGACTCAGAAGAGATTGGCCCCCGCATGCTGGCACGCATCGCCAAGCGCACGGGCCTCACGCTTGAGGATCTCTGA
- a CDS encoding type II toxin-antitoxin system HicB family antitoxin has product MNIEIEREEDGRWIAEIPDLPGVMIYGQSREEAISKVKALALRVLADRLEHGEAIPELHEVFAMPA; this is encoded by the coding sequence ATGAATATCGAAATTGAACGCGAGGAAGATGGTCGGTGGATAGCCGAAATTCCCGATCTACCCGGTGTGATGATCTATGGGCAGAGTCGTGAAGAAGCGATTTCAAAAGTCAAAGCTTTAGCTTTGCGCGTGCTGGCTGATCGACTGGAACACGGTGAGGCAATCCCCGAATTGCATGAAGTCTTCGCGATGCCGGCATGA
- a CDS encoding nucleotidyltransferase domain-containing protein, with product MNREELLEQIKEAVHQAEPDAEIILYGCRSRGDALSESDWDFLILVDGPVSDERTDRIRHRLYELEWETGEVISSIVRNHDEWNSDIRI from the coding sequence ATGAATAGAGAAGAATTGCTCGAACAGATAAAGGAGGCTGTGCATCAGGCGGAGCCTGATGCAGAGATCATTCTTTACGGTTGCCGCTCCCGTGGTGATGCTCTATCAGAATCAGATTGGGACTTCCTGATCCTTGTGGACGGCCCTGTCAGCGATGAACGCACGGATCGAATCCGTCATAGACTCTATGAGCTGGAGTGGGAGACGGGGGAGGTGATCTCATCAATTGTACGGAACCACGATGAATGGAATAGCGACATCAGGATTTAG
- a CDS encoding type II toxin-antitoxin system HicB family antitoxin: protein MKIKIYLEPSDDGGYTVIVPSLPGCISEGDTKEEAVRNIKEAIELYLEPVEDDIVAIPDAESLELAI from the coding sequence GTGAAAATCAAAATTTATCTCGAACCAAGTGATGATGGCGGATATACTGTAATTGTTCCCTCATTGCCTGGCTGCATATCCGAAGGTGATACAAAAGAGGAAGCCGTAAGAAATATTAAAGAAGCAATCGAACTTTATTTAGAGCCTGTGGAGGATGATATTGTAGCTATTCCTGATGCCGAATCGTTAGAATTAGCCATATGA
- a CDS encoding DUF2283 domain-containing protein gives MKVHYDEEVDALYLSLGEQKPNGVIEIAEGINIDTTADGKLTGIEILKASKKINIDTILSYTLELDKDILKKEIA, from the coding sequence ATGAAAGTCCATTATGACGAAGAGGTAGATGCCTTATACCTTAGCCTCGGCGAGCAAAAGCCGAATGGTGTTATTGAAATCGCGGAAGGTATAAATATTGATACTACAGCAGATGGAAAACTAACCGGAATTGAAATTCTTAAGGCATCCAAAAAGATCAATATCGATACAATTCTGTCCTATACTCTGGAATTAGATAAGGATATATTGAAAAAGGAAATCGCTTAA